Below is a window of Stappia sp. DNA.
TCGCGCGGCCGGTCGGTTGCCGGACCGGAGTTCCGCGGCAGCCGCCCAAAAGAACGGCGCCCACCGGAGCGGTCGGCCGGGGCAAGGCCATCGTTCACTTGAAAAGATAAGCGCAAAATGTGCGCTTTTCAAGGGGGGCGCACATCGTGCGTTTTTGCCTGCCAGGCCGTCACCGTCGCGAGCGCAGCCATCCCGTCTCCTTGTCCTGACCGATGGCGGTTTCGAGCCATTAATCGGGGGGGTGTCGTGTGTGGTGGCTTGGTACGGCGCTGCCCGTATCGGCCGGACGCGGGGGAGGGGCATGCGGCTCGGGGCGCAATGGGGCGCGGGTTGCTGCCCGGTCTGGCGCGCCGGAAGACATGTAGGGGATCTGAAAAAAATCTAGGGGGATCTGAAAAGAATGGTCGGAGTGGCAGGATTTGAACCTGCGACCCCCTCGTCCCGAACGAGGTGCGCTACCAGGCTGCGCTACACTCCGACGCCGGCGATCTCAGGGTTTGCTGCCAAGTCTGGCGGGCAATCTGCCTCGGGAAGGCAGCACCGATCGCTGATGTGGGCGGGTTCATATCACCCCCCTCGAAACTCCGCAACCCTGTCGATCACGGCTTTTGCGTTCGCTGAGCGAGCTTTCTGTGGATGAGCGAAAGGCGCGGACCGAAACGGAGGGGGCGCCGCGTGGCGGCGGCGACGCGGGCCGCGACATCCCCGCCAGCCGCTGCCTCCCGCGACATCCCGCGAACGTGTGGAGACAAACGGCTCCAATGCTTGCACGCGGGCGGCACGCTCGTTATATACGCGCCCACGGTGGGGCGTCGCCAAGTGGTAAGGCAACGGTTTTTGGTACCGTCATTCGCAGGTTCGAATCCTGCCGCCCCAGCCAGTCTCTCCCGCCGTCTCCGGCCCGTTGCACCGTCTTGACGTCCCCGGTGCGAAATCCGACGACACGGACGGCCCGCCGTGGCGCGGCGAGCGCACGCGAAAGACGGCAGGCCGGACGCCGGACCGGCAGTCCAACGGTCGCTACGTAAAGTTACAGATGCCCCGCGACGACCCCTGTGCAATCTGACAATTGCTTGCGCGGTGTCGCCGTTTCTGCCCTCGTCCGGATTGCTCGAAAAAGCGCTGACGCCTTTGGCGTGTTGTCAACTGCCCTTGGTTTGTTTTACTTGTAACCCGAAGTCCTTAAGTTCCTCTCAGCGAGATTCGTTTTCTGTTTCAAGTTGCATCGATCTGAGATCTTACTCTTGGTAAAACATGCAGTTATGAAGAATTAGATGGTATCCATCGATTGTCGTTAGCGGATTTGTAACCCAAACGACGCATGCTGCCGGCCTGCAATTTTTTGGAGGTCACCATGTCGCAGACAGATGATTCCGGTCAGGAAAGTCGCCTCGCGTTCGCGGGCATTGATGAAGAAACATGTGCGCAATTGCGCAAGCTCTGGCCGCTCATCGAACCGAGCCTCGATGGTATCCTTGCCGGGTTCTACGATCATCTGCGCAAGGACCCGCGCATGAAGGCCATGGTGGGCGATCGTCAAAGCTCTCTGGAATCGGCCCAGAAGAAGCACTGGAAGCGACTCTTCACGTCGGGTTTCGATGCCGACTATGTTGCGAGCATCAATCGAATCGGACGCGCGCATGTACGCATCGGCCTCGAGCCGCGCTGGTACATCGCGGGCTATCAGCACGTGATGTCGGCGTTGACCCGGGTCGTCATCGCCCGGTTCCGGTTTTCGCCCGCCCGTGCGGCCCGTGCGGTCGATGCGATCACCAAGGCGACGATGCTCGATCTGGATTATGCGATCTCCACCTACCAGACGATGCTGATCGAGCGCGAAGCGGAGCGCAATGCGCGCATGAACGCCGCCTTCGAGCGCTTCCGCGCGACCGTCGACCGCACCCTGGGCGCCGTCGCGCAGACGGCCGACACGATGCAGGATCGCGCCGGCGTCCTGTCCGAGGTGGCCGGCTCCGCGTCGAGCGAGGCCGTCTCCGCCTCCGCCGCCTCCGAGCAGACCTCCGTCGGCGTGCAGACCGTCGCCTCGGCGGCGGAAGAGCTGTCGAGTTCCATCGAGGAGATCGGCCGCCAGATCACCGGCGCCTCCGATGTGGCGCGCCGGGCCGCGACCACCACGGACAGCGCCTCCGACGAGGTCGGCCGCCTGTCGAGCGCCGCCCAGAAGATCGGCGACGTGATCGGTCTCATCCAGGCCATCGCGGAACAGACCAATCTCCTGGCGCTCAATGCAACCATCGAGGCGGCCCGCGCCGGCGAGGCGGGGCGGGGCTTCGCCATCGTCGCGCAGGAAGTGAAGGAACTGGCCAGCCAGACCTCCAAGGCCACGGAAGACATCGCCGCGCAGATCACCGAGGTGCAGACCGGCACCACCAAGGCGGTGGATGCCATCCGCAGCATTTCCTCCACCGTGGGCGAGATCGACAGCCTGACGGCGGCGCTCGCGGCGGCCGTCGAGGAGCAGGGGGCGGCAACCCGCGAAATCTCCGCCAACGTCCAGCAGGCGGCGACCGGAACCCAGACCCTGTCGCGCAGCGTCTCCAGCGTGAGCGGTGCCATCGACAAGACGGGCGCGGCGGCGGAGGATTTCCTGAAGGTCTCGGAGAGCCTGAGGACCCAGTCGACGGGGCTCGCAGACGAAATCCGCGAGTTCTTCCGCGAGATCGAGACCATCAGCGTCCGCCAGGACGAGGGCACCGGCACCCGCTCGGCCGCCTGATCGAGACGACACGGCGTCGCCTGGACGCATCTTCATGCCGCATGAAAAAACCGCCCCGGCCGCAAGACCGGGGCGTTTTCGTTTCAGCGCTGCGGGTCGGCTATTCGGCGGCTTCCGCGATGTGCCCCCCGGCCGGGCCGACCTGGGCGGCGCAGAACTTGAACTCCGGGATCTTGCCGTAGGGGTCGAGCTGCGGATTGGTCAGCCGGTTGGCCGGCGCCTCGAAGAAGCAGAAGGGCACGAACACCATGCCGCGCGCCACGTCGCGGTCGGCGCGCAAGGTGGCGGTGATGGCGCCGCGTCGGGTCGTCACCGTGATCGCCTCGCCCGCCGTCAGGCCGCGTTCGCGGATTTCGGAAGGGTGCATGGCGGCGATCGGCTCGGGCTCCAGCGCATCCAGCGCGCTGGCCCGCCGGGTCATCGCGCCCGTGTGCCAATGCTCCAGCATACGGCCCGTCGTCAGCACCAGCGGATAGGTGGTGTCGGGCATCTCGTCCGGCGGCACCAGGTCGGCCGGGACGATCCGCCCGCGCCCGGAGGCGGTCGGGAAACCGTTCGCAAACAGGATCTCCGAGCCCGGCGCGTCCTCGGCTTCGGCCGGATAGGTCACGCTCTCCTCGCGCAGGATGCGGTCGAAGGAGATGTTGTCGAGCGAGGGCATGCGTTCGCGCATTTCCTCGTAGACCTCGCCGACGTGGGCGTAGTTCCAGTCGAGCCCGATGCGCCGCGCCAGCGCGACGATCAGCTCCCAGTCCTGGCGCGCCTCGCCGGGCGGCGGCACGGCGGGACGGCCGAGCTGCACCTGACGGTTGGTATTGGTGAAGGTGCCGAGCTTTTCCGCATGCGCGGAGGCCGGCAGCACGACATCCGCATGCCAGGCGGTTTCGGTCAGGAAGATGTCCTGCACCACCAGATGGTCGAGCTTCGCGAGCGCCGCGCGGGCGTGGATCTGGTCGGGATCGGACATCGCCGGGTTCTCGCCCATGATGTACATGCCCCGGATCGTGCCGTCGTGGATCGCGTCCATGATCTCCACCACGGTGAGACCGCGCGCGGGGTCGAGCGTGCGCCCCCAGGCGTCTTCGTACGCCGCGCGGATCTCCGGGTCCTCCACCGGCTTGTAGTCGGGAAAGACCATCGGGATCAGGCCGGCGTCGGAGGCGCCCTGCACGTTGTTCTGTCCGCGCAAGGGGTGCAGGCCGGTGCCGGGACGCCCCACCTGACCGGTGACGAGGGCGAGCGCGATCAGGCAGCGGGCGTTGTCCGTGCCATGCACATGCTGCGACACGCCCATGCCCCAGAAGATGATC
It encodes the following:
- a CDS encoding globin-coupled sensor protein; the encoded protein is MSQTDDSGQESRLAFAGIDEETCAQLRKLWPLIEPSLDGILAGFYDHLRKDPRMKAMVGDRQSSLESAQKKHWKRLFTSGFDADYVASINRIGRAHVRIGLEPRWYIAGYQHVMSALTRVVIARFRFSPARAARAVDAITKATMLDLDYAISTYQTMLIEREAERNARMNAAFERFRATVDRTLGAVAQTADTMQDRAGVLSEVAGSASSEAVSASAASEQTSVGVQTVASAAEELSSSIEEIGRQITGASDVARRAATTTDSASDEVGRLSSAAQKIGDVIGLIQAIAEQTNLLALNATIEAARAGEAGRGFAIVAQEVKELASQTSKATEDIAAQITEVQTGTTKAVDAIRSISSTVGEIDSLTAALAAAVEEQGAATREISANVQQAATGTQTLSRSVSSVSGAIDKTGAAAEDFLKVSESLRTQSTGLADEIREFFREIETISVRQDEGTGTRSAA